One genomic window of Streptomyces sp. NBC_01276 includes the following:
- a CDS encoding DUF5994 family protein, whose protein sequence is MADSDGPPTPPLLLPDAIHRAIRPGAAVLRLETTRSREGLLDGAWWPRTRDIGTELPALIRVLTGHLGPITRVGVDASAWNGVPTRLVVDDQVVHLDSDPVGDDTVLVTRGHNDHFALLVVPPDTTADAAREAMARAVRADNITQAAQLLVATTEPGDGAADTAG, encoded by the coding sequence ATGGCTGACTCAGACGGCCCCCCCACACCCCCGCTGCTCCTGCCGGATGCGATCCACCGTGCGATCCGGCCCGGCGCGGCCGTGCTCCGGCTGGAGACCACGCGGTCCCGGGAGGGGCTCCTCGACGGCGCCTGGTGGCCGCGCACCCGCGACATCGGAACCGAGCTGCCGGCGCTGATCAGAGTGCTGACCGGGCATCTCGGCCCGATCACCCGCGTGGGCGTGGACGCCTCCGCCTGGAACGGAGTCCCCACCCGCCTGGTCGTCGACGACCAGGTCGTGCACCTCGACTCCGACCCGGTCGGCGACGACACCGTCCTCGTCACCCGCGGCCACAACGACCACTTCGCCCTGCTGGTGGTTCCCCCGGACACCACCGCCGACGCCGCCCGGGAAGCGATGGCCCGCGCCGTCCGCGCCGACAACATCACGCAGGCCGCCCAGCTCCTCGTCGCCACCACCGAGCCCGGGGACGGCGCCGCCGATACGGCAGGCTGA
- a CDS encoding FAD-dependent monooxygenase: protein MTGTVLISGAGVAGPALAYWLCRHGFTPTVVERAPSLRTGGYAVDFRGEALDVLDRMGLLDTIRALDTEMGDAAMVDADGRQYATLPAAVFAGDLEVLKGDLARLLYDATRDDVAYVFGDSVTALHQDADGVDVTFEHGAPRRFDLVVGADGLHSNTRGLAFGPEERFVRHLGVYTAVFSLDNYLGMKNTGRLYAAAGKAANIFTARGNTEARAAFHFAAPEGLPYDRRDPREQQRIVAGRFADDGWEVPRLLTEMAASADFYFDANAQVEMETWANGRVVLLGDAGYCAGPTSGRGTSQALMGAYVLAGELAVAAGDHATAFAAYEHLMRPYVAEHQALGREGAERFFMPAPTQEILDMLAADAPEKTRTEPIRLRDYAA, encoded by the coding sequence ATGACCGGAACCGTACTGATCTCCGGCGCCGGCGTGGCCGGCCCCGCCCTCGCCTACTGGCTGTGCCGCCACGGCTTCACCCCCACCGTCGTCGAGCGGGCCCCCTCCCTGCGCACGGGCGGTTACGCCGTCGACTTCCGCGGTGAAGCGCTCGACGTCCTCGACCGGATGGGCCTCCTCGACACCATCCGGGCCCTCGACACCGAGATGGGCGACGCGGCCATGGTGGACGCCGACGGCAGGCAGTACGCCACCCTCCCCGCCGCGGTCTTCGCGGGTGACCTGGAGGTCCTCAAGGGCGACCTGGCCCGGCTGCTGTACGACGCCACACGCGATGACGTCGCCTACGTCTTCGGGGACTCCGTCACGGCTCTCCATCAGGACGCGGACGGCGTGGACGTCACCTTCGAGCACGGCGCGCCCCGGCGCTTCGACCTGGTCGTCGGCGCGGACGGGCTGCACTCCAATACCCGCGGACTGGCCTTCGGACCCGAGGAGCGGTTCGTGCGCCACCTCGGCGTCTACACGGCGGTCTTCAGCCTCGACAACTACCTCGGCATGAAGAACACCGGCCGGCTCTACGCCGCCGCGGGCAAGGCGGCGAACATCTTCACGGCACGCGGCAACACCGAGGCCCGCGCCGCGTTCCACTTCGCCGCGCCCGAGGGGCTGCCCTACGACCGCCGCGACCCGCGGGAGCAGCAGCGGATCGTCGCGGGGCGCTTCGCCGACGACGGCTGGGAGGTGCCCCGCCTGCTGACCGAGATGGCCGCGTCGGCGGACTTCTACTTCGACGCCAACGCCCAGGTCGAGATGGAGACCTGGGCCAACGGCCGGGTCGTGCTGCTCGGCGACGCGGGCTACTGTGCGGGCCCGACGTCGGGCCGCGGCACCTCGCAGGCCCTGATGGGCGCGTACGTCCTCGCCGGTGAACTGGCGGTGGCGGCGGGCGACCACGCCACGGCCTTCGCCGCGTACGAACACCTGATGCGCCCCTACGTCGCCGAACACCAGGCACTGGGCCGCGAGGGTGCGGAGCGGTTCTTCATGCCCGCCCCGACCCAGGAG
- a CDS encoding PP2C family protein-serine/threonine phosphatase: MTVGGRGDPDRSESFGEELLGLLLDRAHELPPHMVGPLVATTVARLGGREPQILLQDYGLQQLVPLDAAGGVAAGGAQPIDRSDAGRCFLESRPVEVPTADGVRVHLPLLDGGDQVGVLSVTLDGIDDDDRRLLRRIAGLAADLLQTKNGYTDLFFRTRRSEPMSVPAEIQWSLLPPLSMVMPRVAVAGVLEPAYAVAGDSFDYALNGDVLHLAMVDAMGHGLDAATMATVAIGAYRHARRISIELSEIYLFMDRAVAEQFDPDHFVTAQMMRLDTDTGRLQWVNAGHPAPMLIRAHRVVGRLDSPTTLPVGFGGAQPQVSTVALEPGDRVLCFTDGLIEEHESGQEQFGEEQLIDWVNQLEQADHGIRRVARELSHTLKRARGETTSDDATLVLFEWRG; encoded by the coding sequence ATGACCGTCGGAGGGCGCGGGGACCCGGACCGCTCGGAGAGCTTCGGGGAGGAACTGCTCGGGCTGCTCCTGGACCGGGCGCACGAGCTGCCGCCGCACATGGTCGGCCCGCTCGTCGCCACGACGGTGGCCCGGTTGGGGGGCCGCGAACCGCAGATCCTGCTCCAGGACTACGGACTGCAGCAGCTGGTCCCTCTGGACGCCGCCGGCGGCGTGGCCGCCGGGGGCGCGCAGCCCATCGACCGCTCCGACGCCGGGCGGTGCTTCCTGGAGTCACGCCCGGTCGAGGTCCCGACGGCCGACGGCGTACGGGTGCACCTGCCCCTGCTGGACGGCGGCGACCAGGTGGGGGTCCTCTCGGTCACCCTGGACGGGATCGACGACGACGACCGCCGCCTCCTGCGCAGGATCGCGGGCCTGGCGGCCGACCTGCTGCAGACCAAGAACGGCTACACCGACCTCTTCTTCCGGACCCGCCGCAGCGAACCGATGAGCGTCCCTGCGGAGATCCAGTGGTCCCTGCTGCCCCCGCTGTCGATGGTGATGCCGCGCGTCGCGGTCGCCGGGGTCCTGGAGCCCGCCTACGCCGTGGCGGGGGACAGCTTCGACTACGCCCTGAACGGCGACGTCCTGCACCTGGCCATGGTCGACGCCATGGGGCACGGCCTGGACGCGGCCACGATGGCCACGGTGGCCATCGGCGCGTACCGGCACGCCCGCCGGATCAGCATCGAGCTGTCCGAGATCTACCTCTTCATGGACCGGGCCGTCGCCGAGCAGTTCGACCCCGACCACTTCGTGACCGCCCAGATGATGCGCCTGGACACGGACACGGGGCGGCTCCAATGGGTCAACGCGGGACATCCCGCGCCGATGCTGATCCGCGCGCACCGCGTCGTAGGTCGTCTGGACAGCCCCACGACCCTCCCCGTCGGATTCGGAGGGGCCCAGCCGCAGGTCAGCACGGTGGCCCTGGAGCCGGGCGACCGCGTCCTGTGCTTCACCGACGGCCTGATCGAGGAGCACGAGAGCGGGCAGGAACAGTTCGGCGAGGAGCAGCTGATCGACTGGGTGAACCAGCTGGAGCAGGCCGACCACGGGATCCGCAGGGTGGCCCGGGAGCTCTCCCACACCCTCAAGCGGGCACGCGGCGAAACCACCTCGGACGACGCGACGCTCGTCCTGTTCGAGTGGCGCGGATGA
- a CDS encoding helix-turn-helix domain-containing protein — protein sequence MSGAVNPTVSRRRLGSELRRLREISGMTTQQVAEHLLISQPKISLLENGRRLAKPRDVRDLCGLYGVQDQRRVDHLMQLSRESGQQGWWNSYGDIPYGPYIGLEAEAASIRLYEPLVIPGLLQTPAYARAVIAGTIPHVTAEQAGARLQVRLRRQDRLGAPRDPLRLWVVLDESALRRVVGSREVMRKQLDRLTRLGAQPHITVQVLPHGAGAHPGVSGQFSLLEFADAADMSVVYLERFTSDVYLEKRSDVRLYRDMYAHLQARALSPDSTRHLIDEAIKSYTGAE from the coding sequence GTGAGTGGCGCTGTCAATCCCACCGTCAGCAGGCGCCGACTGGGGTCGGAGCTACGTCGGCTCCGGGAGATCAGCGGTATGACGACACAGCAGGTGGCGGAACACCTGCTGATCTCCCAGCCCAAGATCAGCCTGCTGGAGAACGGCCGCCGCCTCGCCAAGCCACGCGATGTGCGCGATCTCTGCGGGTTGTACGGAGTTCAGGATCAGCGGCGCGTCGACCACCTGATGCAGCTGTCCCGGGAGTCGGGTCAGCAGGGCTGGTGGAACTCCTACGGCGACATCCCGTACGGCCCCTACATCGGCCTGGAGGCCGAGGCGGCCTCGATCCGGCTCTACGAGCCGTTGGTGATCCCCGGCCTGCTGCAGACTCCCGCCTATGCCCGGGCGGTCATCGCAGGAACGATCCCTCATGTCACGGCCGAACAGGCCGGCGCACGCCTCCAGGTGCGGCTGCGGCGCCAGGACCGGCTGGGGGCCCCGCGCGACCCGCTGCGTCTATGGGTCGTGCTGGACGAATCGGCGCTGCGGCGCGTCGTGGGCAGCCGCGAGGTCATGCGCAAGCAGCTGGACCGTCTGACCCGTCTCGGTGCCCAGCCGCACATCACCGTGCAGGTTCTCCCCCATGGTGCGGGCGCGCACCCGGGTGTCTCGGGACAGTTCTCGCTGCTGGAGTTCGCCGACGCCGCCGATATGAGCGTGGTGTATCTGGAAAGGTTCACCAGCGACGTTTATCTGGAGAAACGTTCCGATGTTCGGCTCTACCGCGATATGTATGCGCACTTGCAGGCCCGGGCGCTGAGCCCGGACAGCACCCGGCATCTCATCGACGAAGCCATCAAGTCCTACACCGGCGCGGAATGA
- a CDS encoding GntR family transcriptional regulator, whose translation MTERAPYARIAAELRGRIESGELRPGDRVPSTRAITRRWGVAMATASKALAALGQEGLVRAVPGVGTVVAAAPARPAAPADDSAVRARIVRTAIGLADAEGLAALTMRRLGAELGVSAMSLYRHVRNKEELVVLMADAAFAEFPLPRAEPGDGWRARLEASAQAQWRLYGAHPWLAAAMNLNRPLLVPNGMRHIEWALTALEDLYPDADARMHAAISLFAYVRGQAIDREPEAVAERSSGVSGEQWMEAQQARMAALLGNGTFPAFTAARADADLSPESLFRFGLTTLLDGLATRAT comes from the coding sequence ATGACGGAACGGGCGCCGTACGCGCGGATCGCGGCGGAACTGCGGGGGCGGATCGAGAGCGGCGAGCTCCGCCCGGGGGACCGGGTGCCGTCGACCCGCGCGATCACCCGACGGTGGGGCGTGGCCATGGCCACGGCGAGCAAGGCACTGGCCGCCCTGGGACAGGAGGGCCTGGTCCGCGCCGTACCGGGAGTCGGGACGGTGGTCGCGGCGGCTCCCGCCCGGCCCGCCGCCCCGGCCGACGACTCGGCCGTCCGGGCCCGCATCGTGCGCACGGCGATCGGTCTCGCGGACGCGGAGGGCCTGGCCGCCCTCACCATGCGGCGACTCGGAGCGGAGCTCGGGGTCTCGGCGATGTCCCTGTACCGGCACGTACGGAACAAGGAGGAACTGGTCGTCCTGATGGCCGACGCGGCCTTCGCCGAGTTCCCGCTGCCGCGGGCGGAGCCGGGGGACGGCTGGCGGGCTCGGCTGGAGGCGTCGGCGCAGGCGCAGTGGCGGCTGTACGGGGCCCACCCCTGGCTGGCCGCGGCCATGAACCTGAACCGGCCGCTGCTCGTCCCGAATGGAATGCGCCACATCGAATGGGCACTGACCGCGCTGGAGGACCTGTATCCGGACGCGGACGCACGCATGCACGCGGCGATCTCGCTCTTCGCCTACGTAAGGGGCCAGGCCATCGACCGGGAACCGGAGGCGGTCGCGGAGCGATCCAGCGGAGTGTCGGGCGAACAGTGGATGGAAGCCCAGCAGGCACGCATGGCGGCCCTCTTGGGCAACGGCACCTTCCCGGCCTTCACCGCGGCCCGCGCGGACGCCGACCTCTCCCCTGAGTCCCTCTTCCGCTTCGGCCTCACGACCCTGCTCGACGGCCTGGCCACCCGGGCGACGTGA
- a CDS encoding ATP-binding protein, producing MTGWHVRDYTPDDLEAVIRVDAESSTAEEPPLFPLSDAVAALQALHPAVVATADEVVVGAAVSRVEGDRSWILRICMAPDWRHRGLGSDLITALEHRLFADGVRTVHAALPDGETGATALHNCGFDARPGLVLFEKRGRVTPQAVGMLASLGAELPPGGLWQKVAGMQREKELIERRLVLPLAHPEMAARHGVEPPRAVMLFGPPGTGKSTFAHAIASRLGWPFLELFPARLAAEYGLASGLNRRFDEIARLDHVLVFIDEVEEIAGTRSGADATAVGVVNELLKAIVRFRGQDGRLLVCATNDVTTLDSAFLRHGRFDYVLPIGPPDDRARTALWESYLARAGAQADSTALASASEGFTPADIAHVARTVSQVQFERTFDTGARARPTTEDYLRTIRGTRPTVSAAMAQEFAHQTEEFARV from the coding sequence ATGACGGGTTGGCATGTCAGGGACTACACCCCGGACGATCTCGAAGCGGTGATCCGGGTCGACGCGGAGAGCAGTACGGCCGAAGAGCCACCCCTCTTCCCGCTGTCGGACGCGGTGGCGGCCCTCCAGGCCCTCCATCCGGCGGTCGTGGCCACCGCGGACGAGGTGGTGGTCGGCGCCGCGGTGAGCAGGGTGGAGGGCGACCGGTCGTGGATCCTGCGCATCTGCATGGCGCCCGACTGGCGGCACCGGGGGCTGGGCAGCGACCTGATCACGGCCCTGGAGCACCGGCTGTTCGCCGACGGCGTCCGAACGGTGCACGCGGCCCTGCCCGACGGCGAGACCGGTGCCACCGCCCTGCACAACTGCGGCTTCGACGCCCGTCCCGGTCTGGTCCTCTTCGAGAAGCGCGGGCGGGTGACCCCGCAGGCGGTCGGCATGCTCGCGTCGCTGGGAGCGGAGCTGCCGCCCGGGGGGCTCTGGCAGAAGGTCGCGGGCATGCAGAGGGAGAAGGAGCTCATCGAGCGGCGTCTGGTCCTGCCACTGGCCCATCCCGAAATGGCCGCCCGGCACGGAGTGGAGCCGCCGCGGGCGGTGATGCTGTTCGGGCCGCCCGGGACGGGGAAGAGCACGTTCGCGCACGCGATCGCCAGCCGTCTGGGATGGCCGTTCCTCGAACTGTTCCCCGCCCGGCTGGCCGCCGAGTACGGGCTGGCCAGCGGGCTGAACCGGCGCTTCGACGAGATCGCCCGGCTCGACCACGTCCTGGTCTTCATCGACGAGGTAGAGGAGATCGCGGGGACCCGGAGCGGTGCGGACGCGACCGCGGTCGGCGTCGTCAACGAACTGCTCAAGGCGATCGTCCGGTTCCGGGGCCAGGACGGGCGGCTGCTCGTCTGCGCCACGAACGACGTGACCACCCTCGACTCCGCGTTCCTGCGGCACGGCCGGTTCGACTACGTGCTGCCGATCGGCCCGCCCGACGACCGCGCGAGGACCGCCCTGTGGGAGAGCTATCTGGCCCGGGCGGGCGCGCAGGCCGACAGCACGGCGCTGGCGTCCGCCAGCGAGGGGTTCACCCCCGCCGACATCGCCCATGTGGCGCGCACGGTCTCACAGGTCCAGTTCGAGCGCACCTTCGACACCGGGGCCCGGGCCCGCCCCACCACCGAGGACTACCTGCGCACGATCCGCGGGACCAGGCCGACGGTCAGCGCCGCCATGGCCCAGGAGTTCGCCCACCAGACCGAGGAGTTCGCCCGCGTCTAG
- a CDS encoding helix-turn-helix domain-containing protein, with product MATETERFAELMREFKERSGRSYGMLAKRLHSSNSTLHRYCSGAAVPTDYAPVERFARVCGASADELVALHQQWLLALVERRRGVTEGQASGSGPANSGAPRGGDATPEVPPASAVVVAGEAPEVRPQTETGPAPAPASAAGSAPVPGPAAAEAPAPAPTPAPAPAPAEAPAPAPATETPAHGPAALIQPGPARTSVPGARRPRLLLALAAAVATAAVAGTAAAVSAMGDTGPGDTRHGAAQPSSRERAAAGPAVPSGGSSSPTPTADSAPPSGPGPSSPPATSTSTSSATAKEGASPAAPFTVNVLPDNWDSPCGQWFALDKAPGTVPPPPAAQATEGWARALHAVPAGHLRMQLTVQGAEGRTAVLHALYVHVVSGGKAPGWNAYTMGAGCGGALVPASFAVDLDDASPRARPVPGKEGERQTASTDFPYKVSATDPQVLNIDAATLGQDVSWYLELAWSSGERKGTTRIDDHGRPFRTVALNAGHSYWYNENNNAWLPDTG from the coding sequence ATGGCCACGGAGACGGAGCGGTTCGCGGAGCTGATGCGCGAATTCAAAGAGCGCTCGGGGCGCAGCTACGGCATGCTCGCGAAGCGCCTGCACTCCAGCAACTCGACGCTGCACCGCTATTGCAGCGGCGCGGCGGTGCCCACGGATTACGCCCCGGTGGAGCGGTTCGCGCGAGTCTGCGGTGCCTCGGCCGACGAACTGGTCGCGCTGCACCAGCAGTGGCTGCTGGCGCTCGTGGAGCGGCGGCGGGGGGTGACGGAGGGGCAGGCCTCGGGGTCGGGGCCGGCGAACTCCGGGGCGCCACGGGGCGGTGACGCCACGCCGGAGGTGCCGCCTGCATCGGCGGTGGTGGTGGCTGGGGAGGCTCCGGAGGTCCGGCCGCAGACGGAGACCGGCCCCGCACCGGCCCCGGCGTCCGCGGCCGGGTCCGCCCCGGTGCCCGGCCCTGCCGCTGCCGAGGCACCCGCCCCGGCGCCTACCCCCGCTCCCGCGCCGGCACCGGCGGAGGCACCCGCTCCTGCACCGGCGACGGAGACACCCGCACACGGCCCCGCCGCCCTCATCCAGCCGGGCCCCGCCCGGACCTCCGTACCGGGGGCCCGGCGTCCTCGGCTGCTGCTCGCCCTTGCGGCCGCCGTGGCCACCGCCGCGGTGGCGGGGACCGCCGCCGCCGTCTCCGCCATGGGAGATACGGGTCCCGGGGACACGCGCCACGGCGCCGCCCAGCCGTCCTCGCGCGAGCGGGCGGCGGCGGGCCCGGCCGTGCCGTCCGGCGGGTCGTCATCACCCACGCCCACAGCCGATTCCGCACCCCCGTCCGGCCCCGGACCGTCGTCCCCCCCGGCAACGTCCACGTCCACCTCGTCGGCCACCGCCAAGGAGGGGGCCTCCCCCGCCGCCCCGTTCACGGTCAACGTCCTGCCCGACAACTGGGACAGCCCCTGCGGCCAGTGGTTCGCCCTGGACAAGGCCCCCGGCACGGTCCCCCCGCCCCCCGCCGCGCAGGCGACCGAAGGGTGGGCCCGGGCCCTGCATGCCGTCCCGGCGGGGCACCTGCGCATGCAGCTGACCGTCCAGGGCGCCGAGGGCAGGACCGCGGTCCTGCACGCGCTGTACGTCCATGTCGTGAGCGGTGGCAAGGCTCCCGGCTGGAACGCGTACACCATGGGCGCCGGTTGCGGCGGCGCGCTGGTGCCGGCGTCCTTTGCCGTGGACCTGGACGACGCCTCCCCGAGGGCCAGGCCCGTACCCGGCAAGGAGGGCGAGCGGCAGACGGCCTCGACCGACTTCCCGTACAAGGTCTCCGCCACCGACCCCCAGGTGCTGAACATCGACGCCGCCACACTCGGTCAGGACGTCAGCTGGTACCTGGAGCTGGCCTGGAGCAGTGGCGAGCGCAAGGGCACCACCCGCATCGACGACCACGGCCGCCCGTTCCGCACGGTCGCCCTGAACGCCGGCCACAGCTATTGGTACAACGAGAACAACAACGCCTGGCTGCCGGACACGGGGTGA
- a CDS encoding alpha/beta fold hydrolase yields MANRGAGNVIPYEVQGSGPEQVIALHHWLSDRSSFDHLRQHLDGGAFSYAFVDCRGYGEAMDTPGTYTMEEIAADALAVADGLGWDTFSVIGHSMGGKAAQQLLLDAPSRIRSIIGISPVPASGFPLEGEMWELFVGAVEDSGNRRTIFDALTGSRHDDAWLDARVNGSERSSQTALRSYLESWTRGPDIHELVKGNATPVLVVAGASDPAMSPDTMRSTWLQWYPNAELEVFDDAGHFAPDESPQALATAVERFLAR; encoded by the coding sequence GTGGCAAACCGTGGAGCAGGAAACGTCATTCCGTACGAGGTGCAGGGCAGCGGTCCGGAGCAGGTCATCGCACTCCACCACTGGCTCAGCGACAGGTCGAGTTTCGACCATCTGCGGCAGCACCTGGACGGAGGCGCGTTCAGCTACGCGTTCGTGGACTGCCGTGGGTACGGCGAGGCGATGGACACCCCCGGCACGTACACGATGGAGGAAATCGCGGCGGACGCCCTCGCCGTGGCCGACGGCCTCGGCTGGGACACCTTCTCTGTTATCGGTCACTCCATGGGCGGCAAGGCGGCCCAGCAGCTGTTGCTGGACGCCCCCTCACGGATCCGCTCGATCATCGGCATCTCGCCCGTGCCCGCGTCCGGGTTCCCGCTCGAAGGGGAGATGTGGGAGCTGTTCGTCGGGGCCGTGGAGGATTCCGGCAACCGCAGGACGATCTTCGACGCCCTCACCGGCAGCCGGCACGACGACGCGTGGCTGGACGCCAGGGTGAACGGCTCGGAACGGTCCTCGCAGACGGCCCTGCGCTCGTACCTCGAATCCTGGACACGCGGCCCTGATATCCACGAGCTGGTCAAGGGAAACGCGACGCCAGTGCTTGTAGTGGCCGGTGCGAGCGACCCGGCGATGAGCCCCGACACCATGCGATCCACGTGGCTGCAGTGGTATCCGAACGCCGAGCTCGAGGTCTTCGACGACGCCGGTCACTTCGCCCCCGACGAAAGTCCGCAGGCCCTGGCGACGGCGGTCGAGAGGTTCCTCGCCCGCTAG
- a CDS encoding DUF4232 domain-containing protein, with product MRTYRLRTTALAAATAGLALALTACGGSDSAGGTTANPAASKSADKQVSTGTVTPSGEDASAAPSAGKVTGTGTATATPAKAGSGGKGTGGTTGDSYAYAHPCSARDLTVRVTSPTGAPATVRVIAVTNNGSSSCGLDYFPTVGFSAKGGALGLQAAAPGGLGGAPAYPVHPGATAYAAVDLNPSGGNGPVADEVNVLADKEHMPNADGVSLQLAKPGSVANPKVGLYRTNTRDALSAF from the coding sequence ATGCGCACCTACCGACTCCGCACCACCGCCCTGGCCGCCGCCACCGCCGGCCTCGCTCTGGCACTGACCGCCTGCGGCGGCTCGGACAGCGCCGGCGGGACGACCGCGAACCCCGCCGCGTCCAAGAGCGCGGACAAGCAGGTCTCGACCGGGACCGTGACGCCGTCCGGGGAGGACGCCTCCGCCGCCCCGTCCGCCGGCAAGGTCACCGGAACCGGTACGGCCACCGCCACCCCGGCGAAGGCCGGTTCGGGCGGTAAGGGCACGGGGGGCACCACCGGTGACTCCTACGCCTACGCCCACCCCTGCTCGGCCCGCGACCTGACCGTCAGGGTCACTTCCCCGACGGGCGCTCCGGCCACCGTCCGCGTCATCGCCGTGACCAACAACGGTTCCAGCTCCTGCGGTCTCGACTACTTCCCCACCGTCGGCTTCAGCGCCAAGGGCGGCGCGCTCGGTCTCCAGGCCGCTGCCCCCGGTGGTCTGGGCGGCGCCCCGGCGTACCCGGTGCACCCCGGCGCCACCGCGTACGCGGCCGTGGACCTCAACCCGTCGGGTGGCAACGGCCCCGTGGCCGACGAGGTCAACGTCCTGGCCGACAAGGAGCACATGCCGAACGCGGACGGCGTCAGCCTCCAGCTGGCCAAGCCGGGCAGCGTCGCCAACCCGAAGGTCGGCCTGTACCGCACCAACACCCGCGACGCGCTGAGCGCCTTCTGA
- a CDS encoding DUF5994 family protein has translation MTTTLDRTAPRDLAAVPARLSLTPKTTLAGQLDGAWWPYSRDLEAELPPLAAALEESWGRVTRVTVNPTRWPVVPHTVPMDGRVLHVGWFTEQDPDKLILLSYTVGRWDLLVIPPETAPAAAARLMAAAAIPGSVLTPGMLMANETVIGRGIRDAGRREATWEGEGGACMSPFGDAMGRSSLPLSANGWR, from the coding sequence ATGACCACGACCCTCGACCGGACCGCGCCCCGCGACCTCGCCGCAGTCCCGGCCCGCTTGTCCCTCACCCCGAAGACCACGCTCGCCGGCCAGCTGGACGGGGCCTGGTGGCCTTACTCCCGCGACCTCGAAGCCGAGCTCCCCCCGCTTGCCGCCGCCCTGGAGGAATCCTGGGGTCGCGTCACCCGCGTCACCGTGAATCCCACCCGCTGGCCCGTCGTACCGCACACGGTGCCCATGGACGGGCGAGTGCTGCACGTGGGCTGGTTCACCGAACAGGACCCCGACAAGCTGATCCTGCTCTCCTACACCGTCGGGCGCTGGGACCTCCTCGTCATCCCGCCCGAAACCGCACCCGCGGCCGCGGCCCGTCTCATGGCCGCCGCGGCGATACCGGGCAGCGTCCTCACCCCGGGCATGCTGATGGCCAACGAAACCGTCATCGGACGCGGCATCCGCGACGCGGGCCGCCGGGAGGCCACCTGGGAGGGCGAGGGCGGGGCCTGCATGTCCCCGTTCGGGGACGCGATGGGACGAAGCTCCCTCCCGCTGTCCGCGAACGGCTGGAGGTGA
- a CDS encoding DUF6243 family protein, with amino-acid sequence MTVSKNINNPVGQGGGQRKRLSRAERQNNGPHRNRDRQGAADQKAELLRKMREKAGTAEGAGQPGDDTAQS; translated from the coding sequence ATGACCGTGAGCAAGAACATCAACAACCCCGTGGGCCAGGGCGGCGGCCAGCGCAAGAGGCTGTCCCGCGCGGAACGGCAGAACAACGGTCCGCACCGCAACCGCGACCGCCAGGGTGCCGCCGACCAGAAGGCGGAGCTGCTGCGCAAGATGCGCGAGAAGGCGGGCACGGCCGAGGGCGCCGGGCAGCCGGGCGACGACACCGCACAGAGCTGA